The following proteins are co-located in the Pseudodesulfovibrio alkaliphilus genome:
- a CDS encoding flagellar hook protein FlgE, with product MGFSSLFVGATGVVAHGNRMQVVANNLANVSTMGFRRADALFCDAMSRQLASGGGQYESGASYSSQIGMGVAMSAVRNIFTQSGLELTSTSTDLAISGNGFFGVRDPGSEGAAGATHYTRAGAFRFDLDAYLVDPHGFRLQGYVVDRQTGEVSNQVSDVQLPYEDVIIDGQPARVVRSQPRATSSVAMVTNLDAMSGDKHSSETNPFFAMLAAYDGSRADGNPFGDNQPAYSSNLTVYDSEGNERKLSVHFDPVDTSTLSNAVPGYIYWEYLVALPTSADGSDAFNTSSAGLAGMGVLVFTDQGELVEQSAYSLDPGARADGKVLSNWAPASFSADGKPEFSFTYGSNGAAIGEMVTISYDFGLTSRTSSWKPGGATAADVGRNANNLPGMDDARRDARITTSYDQSSFTLFQIQDGHTWGYLLNTSVDKDGFLSGYFSNGQSEQFYQVANYRFTSEWGLRRAGNNHFVSTDASGEAIVGKAGQGGRGFFEQNSLETSNVDMAQEFADMIITQRGYQANTKVITTTDSLLNTLISIKR from the coding sequence ATGGGTTTTAGCAGCTTGTTTGTCGGCGCCACGGGCGTCGTCGCCCACGGCAACCGGATGCAGGTGGTGGCCAACAACCTGGCCAACGTCAGCACCATGGGGTTCCGCCGTGCGGACGCCCTGTTCTGCGACGCCATGAGTCGGCAACTCGCCTCGGGCGGCGGACAGTATGAGTCGGGGGCCAGCTATTCGAGCCAGATAGGCATGGGTGTGGCCATGTCCGCGGTGCGCAACATCTTCACCCAAAGCGGCCTGGAGCTGACGAGCACGTCCACCGACCTCGCCATCTCCGGCAACGGCTTCTTCGGGGTGCGCGACCCGGGCTCGGAAGGCGCTGCCGGGGCCACCCACTACACACGGGCCGGGGCGTTTCGCTTCGATCTCGACGCCTATCTGGTGGACCCCCACGGATTCAGGCTCCAGGGGTATGTCGTTGACCGCCAAACCGGGGAAGTGTCCAACCAGGTCTCGGACGTTCAGCTGCCTTACGAGGACGTGATCATAGACGGCCAGCCTGCAAGGGTGGTGCGTTCCCAACCCCGGGCGACCTCCTCGGTGGCGATGGTCACCAATCTCGACGCCATGTCCGGAGACAAGCACTCGAGCGAGACCAACCCCTTCTTCGCCATGTTGGCCGCCTACGACGGCAGCCGCGCCGACGGCAACCCCTTCGGCGACAACCAGCCCGCCTACTCCTCGAACCTGACCGTGTACGATTCCGAGGGCAACGAGCGCAAACTGAGCGTCCACTTCGATCCCGTTGACACCTCGACGCTGTCCAACGCGGTTCCGGGATACATTTACTGGGAATACCTTGTGGCGCTGCCGACCTCGGCGGACGGCAGCGACGCCTTCAATACCTCCTCGGCCGGGCTGGCCGGAATGGGGGTCTTGGTTTTCACCGACCAGGGCGAGCTGGTGGAGCAGTCGGCCTACTCTCTGGACCCCGGCGCCAGGGCCGACGGAAAGGTCCTGAGCAACTGGGCTCCCGCCTCGTTCAGCGCCGACGGAAAGCCCGAGTTTTCCTTCACCTACGGCAGCAACGGGGCGGCCATCGGGGAGATGGTGACCATAAGCTACGACTTCGGCCTGACATCGCGAACCTCCTCCTGGAAACCGGGCGGGGCCACGGCCGCCGATGTGGGACGCAACGCGAACAACCTGCCGGGCATGGACGATGCCAGACGCGACGCCCGCATCACCACCAGTTACGATCAAAGTTCCTTCACCCTCTTCCAGATTCAGGACGGCCACACCTGGGGCTATCTGCTCAACACCAGCGTGGACAAGGACGGATTCCTCAGCGGTTACTTCTCCAACGGCCAGAGCGAGCAGTTCTATCAGGTCGCCAACTACCGCTTCACCAGCGAGTGGGGGCTGCGCCGCGCCGGAAACAACCACTTCGTGTCCACCGACGCCTCGGGAGAGGCCATTGTGGGCAAGGCGGGCCAGGGAGGCAGGGGCTTCTTCGAGCAGAACTCCCTGGAGACAAGCAACGTGGACATGGCCCAGGAATTCGCCGACATGATCATCACCCAGCGCGGATACCAGGCCAACACCAAGGTCATCACCACCACGGATTCCCTGCTCAACACCCTCATCAGCATCAAGCGCTAG
- a CDS encoding portal protein codes for MHTTELARSLKARFAGLEEARRPWLASWRELTDYMLPRKNSFTGADPLIARGRVGDERIFDSAPSHALELLASSLGGLLTNPAMPWFDIRARDPAQGDAGGVRAFLQQARDRMIALFNTEDTGFQTNVHELYLDVVLLGTAVMYVEADPDTVVSFRTRPLGEVFAAESVRGAVDTVYRRYVLTARQAAREWGAACSDATRRTAEERPDEKVEILHAVFPRTDRDPFALGAAHFPWASVYVETGADHVLEESGYLEMPYLVPRWAKAAGETYGRGPGQTALSDTRVLNAMARTALMAAEKMSDPPLMVPDDGFLGPVHSGPGGLSYYRAGSPDRIEALPVTVDLAATERMMEQRRQSIRRIFLGDQLAPDGPAVTATEAVIRQSERMRVLGPVLGRLQAEFLSPLIRRVFRIMLRAGALPPFPEGFGPDDIEVRYTSPVARAQKEFEARGLARTMEYLAPLVGSADPFGIMDNFATDRAARHVAELFGTPPDYLRPEAEVAQTRAEKTRTDETSRMVRVAAQVAETARVLAEAHTDRPSVLTDLWSLLAARFGDASPATRPDESDRAESHTAPDHAPDNGFGSAPTERGASHAG; via the coding sequence ATGCACACCACGGAACTTGCCCGCTCGCTCAAGGCCCGGTTCGCCGGGCTGGAGGAGGCCCGCCGCCCCTGGCTCGCCTCCTGGCGCGAGCTGACCGACTACATGCTCCCGCGCAAGAACAGCTTCACCGGGGCAGACCCGCTGATTGCACGGGGGCGCGTGGGCGACGAGCGCATCTTCGACTCCGCGCCCAGCCACGCCCTGGAGCTGCTCGCCTCGTCCCTTGGCGGGCTGCTGACCAACCCGGCCATGCCCTGGTTCGACATCCGCGCACGCGACCCGGCCCAGGGCGACGCGGGCGGGGTGCGCGCCTTCCTGCAACAGGCCCGCGACCGCATGATCGCCCTCTTCAACACCGAGGACACCGGCTTCCAGACCAATGTCCACGAGCTGTACCTCGACGTGGTCCTGCTGGGCACGGCGGTCATGTATGTGGAGGCGGACCCGGACACGGTGGTCAGTTTCCGCACCCGGCCCCTGGGCGAGGTCTTTGCGGCCGAGTCGGTGCGCGGCGCGGTGGACACGGTCTACCGCCGCTACGTCCTCACGGCCCGCCAGGCGGCCCGTGAATGGGGCGCGGCCTGCTCGGACGCCACCCGGCGCACGGCCGAGGAACGGCCGGACGAGAAGGTGGAGATCCTGCACGCCGTGTTCCCGCGCACCGACCGCGACCCCTTTGCCCTGGGCGCGGCCCACTTCCCCTGGGCCAGCGTCTATGTGGAGACCGGCGCGGACCATGTGCTGGAGGAATCCGGCTACCTGGAAATGCCCTACCTCGTGCCCCGCTGGGCCAAGGCCGCAGGCGAGACCTATGGCCGCGGGCCGGGCCAGACCGCCCTCTCTGACACAAGGGTGCTCAACGCCATGGCCCGCACCGCGCTGATGGCCGCCGAGAAGATGTCCGACCCGCCGCTGATGGTGCCTGACGACGGGTTCCTCGGGCCGGTCCATTCCGGGCCAGGGGGGCTCTCCTACTACCGGGCGGGCAGCCCGGACCGCATCGAGGCCCTGCCCGTGACCGTGGATCTGGCCGCCACCGAGCGGATGATGGAGCAGCGCCGCCAGTCCATCCGGCGCATCTTCCTGGGCGACCAGCTCGCCCCGGACGGCCCGGCCGTGACCGCCACCGAGGCGGTCATCCGCCAGAGCGAGCGGATGCGCGTGCTCGGCCCGGTGCTGGGCAGGCTCCAGGCCGAGTTCTTAAGCCCCCTCATCCGCCGCGTGTTCCGCATCATGCTCCGGGCGGGCGCACTGCCTCCCTTTCCCGAGGGGTTCGGCCCGGACGACATCGAGGTGCGCTACACCTCGCCCGTGGCCCGCGCCCAGAAGGAGTTCGAGGCCCGGGGACTGGCCCGGACCATGGAATACCTGGCCCCGCTGGTGGGAAGCGCCGATCCCTTCGGGATCATGGACAACTTCGCCACGGACAGGGCCGCCCGGCATGTGGCCGAACTGTTCGGCACCCCGCCCGACTACCTGCGGCCCGAGGCCGAGGTGGCCCAGACGCGAGCGGAAAAGACCCGCACGGACGAGACCTCGCGCATGGTCCGGGTGGCTGCCCAGGTGGCCGAGACGGCCCGCGTCCTGGCCGAGGCGCACACAGACAGGCCCAGCGTGCTGACCGACCTGTGGTCCCTGCTGGCCGCCCGGTTCGGCGATGCGTCCCCGGCAACCCGGCCCGACGAATCGGACCGGGCCGAATCCCATACCGCGCCCGATCACGCGCCAGACAACGGGTTCGGCTCCGCCCCGACGGAAAGGGGGGCCAGCCATGCCGGTTAG
- the rlmN gene encoding 23S rRNA (adenine(2503)-C(2))-methyltransferase RlmN produces the protein MQNLIELTKSDLEAFVADELKEPRFRAEQIWQWLWQKRVRDVAGMTNLSKPLREKLAAMATIAWPEVARVQQSEDGTIKFLLRLGDGKLVETVLIPMQDRYSQCLSTQVGCAMGCTFCSTGRLGFERNMTYGEILGQVLVGRQYLEDRGMNPLKNLVFMGMGEPLLNLETLLGVLDDLPCERGLSLSWRRSMVSTVGFPEQLRILGEREVALPAISLHAPTQELRARIMPRAARVHLDDLMAALRAYPMRPRERITFEYLLLKGVNDSLEHADQLARLIDRKKGKINLIAYNATEGMPYEAPERERVEAFEKRLWDHGLTAFIRRSMGADIKAACGQLKAADAD, from the coding sequence ATGCAAAATCTCATCGAGCTGACCAAGAGCGACCTCGAAGCCTTTGTGGCGGACGAGCTGAAGGAGCCGCGCTTTCGCGCGGAGCAGATCTGGCAGTGGCTGTGGCAAAAGCGCGTCCGCGACGTGGCGGGCATGACCAACCTCTCCAAGCCCCTGCGCGAGAAGCTGGCGGCCATGGCCACCATCGCCTGGCCCGAGGTGGCACGGGTGCAGCAGAGCGAGGACGGGACCATCAAGTTCCTGCTGCGCCTTGGCGACGGCAAGCTGGTGGAGACCGTGCTCATCCCCATGCAGGACCGCTACTCCCAGTGCCTCTCCACCCAGGTGGGCTGCGCCATGGGCTGCACCTTCTGCAGCACCGGCAGACTCGGCTTCGAGCGCAACATGACCTACGGCGAGATCCTGGGCCAGGTGCTGGTGGGCCGCCAGTATCTGGAGGACCGCGGTATGAACCCCCTTAAAAACCTCGTGTTCATGGGCATGGGCGAGCCGCTGCTCAATCTCGAAACCCTGCTTGGGGTGCTCGACGACCTGCCCTGCGAGCGCGGGCTTTCCCTGTCGTGGCGGCGCTCCATGGTCTCCACCGTGGGCTTTCCCGAGCAGTTGCGCATCCTGGGCGAGCGGGAGGTGGCCCTGCCCGCCATCTCGCTGCACGCGCCCACCCAGGAGCTGCGCGCCCGGATCATGCCCAGGGCGGCCCGCGTCCACCTGGACGACCTCATGGCCGCGCTACGGGCCTATCCCATGCGCCCGCGGGAGCGCATCACCTTCGAGTACCTGCTCCTCAAGGGTGTCAACGACTCCCTGGAGCACGCCGACCAACTGGCCCGGCTCATCGACCGCAAAAAAGGCAAGATCAACCTCATCGCCTACAACGCCACCGAGGGCATGCCCTACGAGGCCCCGGAGCGCGAGAGGGTCGAGGCCTTTGAGAAGCGGCTGTGGGACCACGGACTGACCGCCTTCATCCGCCGCTCCATGGGCGCGGACATCAAGGCCGCCTGCGGCCAGCTCAAGGCCGCCGACGCCGACTGA
- a CDS encoding ZIP family metal transporter, with product MEYFTALSPVTQALLATLFTWGMTALGAAVVFAGRDVSKRTLDIMLGFAAGVMIAASYWSLLAPAIEMSEHMGAFKFVPAAVGFVLGAAFLRLVDIFLPHLHIHAPRSEAEGVKTDWNSSILLVLAITLHNIPEGLAIGVAFGAVAAGFDSATLGGAVALAIGIGIQNFPEGTAVSVPLRRQGLSRRKSFFYGQASGAVEPVAAVIGAATVFLAEPILPYALAFAAGAMIFVVVEEVIPESQASGYGDQATMGCIFGFTVMMILDVALS from the coding sequence ATGGAGTATTTCACCGCCCTTTCCCCCGTCACCCAGGCCCTGCTGGCCACCCTCTTCACCTGGGGCATGACCGCCCTGGGGGCGGCCGTTGTCTTTGCGGGCAGGGACGTGAGCAAGCGCACCCTGGACATCATGCTCGGCTTTGCCGCCGGGGTGATGATCGCCGCCAGCTACTGGTCGCTGCTGGCCCCGGCCATTGAGATGAGCGAACACATGGGCGCGTTCAAGTTCGTGCCCGCGGCCGTGGGCTTTGTCCTGGGCGCGGCCTTTTTGCGGCTGGTGGACATCTTTCTTCCGCACCTGCACATCCACGCGCCCCGTTCCGAAGCCGAGGGCGTCAAGACCGACTGGAACAGCTCCATCCTGCTGGTCCTGGCCATCACCCTGCACAACATCCCCGAGGGACTGGCCATCGGCGTGGCCTTTGGCGCGGTGGCCGCCGGATTCGACTCGGCCACCCTGGGCGGGGCCGTGGCCCTGGCCATCGGCATCGGTATCCAGAACTTCCCGGAGGGCACGGCCGTGTCCGTGCCGCTGCGTCGGCAGGGATTGTCGCGCAGGAAAAGCTTCTTCTACGGCCAGGCGTCCGGCGCGGTGGAGCCCGTGGCCGCGGTCATCGGCGCGGCCACGGTCTTTTTGGCCGAGCCCATCCTGCCCTATGCCCTGGCCTTTGCCGCCGGGGCCATGATCTTCGTGGTGGTGGAGGAGGTCATTCCCGAATCCCAGGCCTCGGGCTACGGCGATCAGGCCACCATGGGCTGCATCTTCGGCTTCACCGTGATGATGATTCTGGACGTGGCCCTGTCCTGA
- a CDS encoding amidohydrolase family protein, which translates to MPLDLIVRNCVLHGEPELMDIACAGGRIVEVAPAIQAYAANEVDAGGHLVTPPFVDSHFHMDATLSVGMPRLNRDGTLLEGIRIWGELKPHLTAESIKARAMKLISWAVARGNLAIRTHVDTTDPSLMAVDVLLEVRQEMRDVVDIQLVAFPQDGLLRSPEGMGLMRAALDRGVDVVGGIPHFERTMEAGRESVRLLCELAAGRGLMVDMHCDESDDPLSRHVESLTFETQRLGLHGRVAGSHLTSMHSMDNYYVSKLLPLMAEAGVNCVCNPLVNMNLQGRHDTYPKRRGLMRVPELMAHGINVSLGHDDVMDPWYPMGTHDMLEVAHMGAHALHMTGVEQQEALFDAVTVNGAKTLCLDGYGMTPGCHADMVVLQAASKMEALRLRPARLHVIRRGRVIASTPEVAASVDLGGGPMRVDFR; encoded by the coding sequence ATGCCCCTTGACCTGATCGTCAGAAACTGCGTCCTGCACGGCGAGCCGGAATTGATGGACATCGCCTGCGCGGGCGGCCGCATCGTGGAGGTGGCCCCGGCCATCCAGGCCTATGCCGCCAATGAGGTGGATGCGGGCGGCCACCTCGTCACCCCGCCCTTTGTGGACAGCCATTTTCACATGGACGCCACCCTGTCCGTGGGCATGCCCCGGCTCAACCGCGACGGCACCCTGCTCGAAGGCATCCGCATCTGGGGCGAGCTCAAGCCCCACCTGACGGCCGAGAGCATCAAGGCCCGGGCCATGAAGCTCATCTCCTGGGCCGTGGCCAGGGGCAACCTGGCCATCCGCACCCACGTGGACACCACGGACCCGAGCCTGATGGCCGTGGACGTGCTCCTTGAAGTGCGCCAGGAGATGCGGGACGTGGTCGACATCCAGCTCGTGGCCTTTCCCCAGGATGGCCTGCTCCGGTCACCTGAGGGTATGGGGCTGATGCGTGCCGCCCTGGACCGGGGGGTGGACGTTGTGGGCGGCATACCCCACTTCGAGCGGACCATGGAGGCGGGCCGCGAGTCGGTGCGGCTGCTGTGCGAGCTGGCGGCCGGGCGCGGCCTGATGGTGGACATGCACTGTGACGAGTCCGACGACCCCCTGTCGCGCCATGTCGAATCCCTGACCTTCGAGACCCAGCGGCTGGGTCTGCACGGCCGGGTCGCGGGATCGCACCTGACCAGCATGCACTCCATGGACAACTACTACGTGTCCAAGCTCCTGCCGCTCATGGCCGAGGCGGGCGTCAACTGCGTGTGCAACCCGCTGGTGAACATGAACCTCCAGGGCCGCCACGATACCTATCCCAAGCGGCGCGGCCTGATGCGCGTGCCCGAGTTGATGGCCCACGGCATCAACGTCTCCCTGGGGCACGACGATGTCATGGACCCGTGGTACCCCATGGGCACCCACGATATGCTGGAGGTTGCCCACATGGGTGCCCACGCCCTGCACATGACCGGCGTGGAGCAGCAGGAGGCGCTCTTTGACGCCGTGACCGTCAATGGGGCGAAGACGCTTTGCCTGGATGGCTACGGAATGACTCCGGGCTGCCACGCGGACATGGTGGTGCTTCAGGCTGCCTCCAAGATGGAGGCCCTGCGCCTGCGCCCGGCCCGGCTCCACGTCATCCGCCGGGGCCGCGTCATTGCCTCCACCCCGGAGGTGGCGGCCAGCGTGGACCTGGGGGGCGGCCCCATGCGGGTGGATTTTCGCTAG
- a CDS encoding tRNA (adenine-N1)-methyltransferase, which yields MIEPGQLVLLISHKGKRYLRKLEAGAEVHTHDGRLLMDDVAEAGFGQYVKTHLGRSYLILKPTLHDLIKGVKRQTQIMYPKEIGYLMMKLGIGPGSTVIESGTGSGGLTTALAWFVGDTGKVISYERRADFYKLAGKNLERVGLASRVEQVNRNIEDGFLHSGADALFLDVRTPWEYLGGIPGAVIPGAMCGFLLPTVNQVSDLLRGLEAGPFAETEVLEILVRRWKPVADRLRPDDRMVAHTGFLVFARYMEPPAGPSAELDDGEAPAAAPTDSDLEQDMGPDLDDE from the coding sequence ATGATCGAACCAGGACAACTCGTGCTGCTCATCAGCCACAAGGGCAAACGCTATCTGCGCAAGCTGGAGGCGGGCGCAGAGGTGCATACCCATGACGGCAGGCTGCTCATGGACGACGTGGCCGAGGCCGGATTCGGCCAGTACGTCAAAACGCATCTGGGCCGGTCCTATCTCATCCTCAAGCCCACCCTGCACGACCTGATCAAGGGCGTGAAACGCCAGACCCAGATCATGTACCCCAAGGAAATCGGGTATCTGATGATGAAGCTGGGCATCGGCCCCGGCTCCACGGTCATCGAGTCCGGCACCGGCTCGGGCGGCCTGACCACGGCTCTGGCCTGGTTTGTGGGCGACACGGGCAAGGTCATCTCCTACGAGCGGCGGGCGGATTTTTACAAGCTGGCGGGCAAGAATCTGGAGCGCGTGGGCCTGGCCTCGCGTGTGGAGCAGGTCAACCGCAACATTGAGGACGGTTTTCTGCACTCGGGCGCGGACGCGCTTTTTCTGGATGTGCGAACCCCTTGGGAGTACCTGGGGGGTATTCCGGGCGCGGTTATTCCCGGCGCCATGTGCGGCTTTCTGCTGCCAACGGTCAACCAGGTCAGCGACCTGCTGCGCGGGCTCGAGGCCGGCCCCTTTGCCGAGACCGAGGTGCTGGAAATCCTGGTGCGCCGCTGGAAGCCCGTGGCCGACCGCCTGCGTCCCGACGACCGGATGGTGGCCCATACCGGCTTTCTGGTCTTTGCCCGCTACATGGAGCCGCCCGCGGGTCCGTCGGCCGAGCTGGATGACGGGGAAGCCCCCGCCGCCGCCCCAACCGATTCCGACCTGGAGCAGGACATGGGCCCGGACCTGGACGACGAGTAG
- a CDS encoding radical SAM protein, which translates to MAYAYVFGPVMSGRLGRSLGLDLLGGRVCSMDCVYCEVGATRTLTLERREYVPARVILDELAHWKAQGFEPPEAVTLGGLGEPTLNTALPEVIQGARALFPSVPVAVLTNATTMIIPEVRRELALADVVLPSMDSLVEAEFEAVNRPCAGVTPSDVAKGLLAFRREFDGLIFLEILLASGINDSDENLGRLKTFCQQLAPDRVDVVTLTRPGTVRGVGPVDGATLSRWRKALGAGQARVGERKEPTHATLDTTRTREFVLASLVRRPQTVAQLAQALGAPREAVRTAVEALEQAGEIVARADRGELCYHGSGHVLEDAKKDSPKP; encoded by the coding sequence ATGGCATACGCATACGTCTTCGGACCCGTCATGAGCGGGCGGCTGGGCCGGTCCCTGGGGCTGGACCTGCTGGGTGGCCGCGTCTGCTCCATGGACTGTGTGTACTGCGAGGTGGGGGCAACCCGCACCCTGACCCTTGAGCGAAGGGAATACGTCCCGGCACGGGTCATCCTCGACGAGCTGGCCCACTGGAAGGCGCAAGGATTCGAGCCGCCCGAGGCAGTAACCCTGGGCGGTCTGGGCGAGCCGACACTGAACACGGCCCTGCCCGAGGTCATCCAGGGAGCTCGCGCCCTGTTTCCCTCCGTGCCCGTGGCCGTGCTGACCAACGCCACCACCATGATCATCCCCGAGGTACGCCGCGAACTGGCCCTGGCCGACGTGGTCCTGCCGAGCATGGACTCCCTGGTGGAGGCGGAGTTCGAGGCCGTCAACCGCCCCTGCGCCGGGGTGACGCCATCGGACGTGGCCAAGGGGCTTCTTGCCTTCAGGCGGGAGTTTGATGGCTTGATCTTTCTGGAGATTTTGCTTGCCTCGGGAATCAACGATTCCGACGAGAACCTGGGCAGGCTGAAGACTTTCTGCCAGCAGCTCGCCCCTGACCGGGTGGATGTGGTCACACTGACCCGTCCGGGCACGGTGAGGGGAGTCGGCCCCGTGGACGGGGCCACCTTGAGCCGCTGGCGCAAGGCGCTCGGCGCGGGACAGGCCCGTGTCGGGGAACGGAAGGAGCCCACACACGCCACGCTGGACACGACGCGGACACGCGAGTTCGTGCTCGCCTCCCTCGTGCGCAGGCCCCAGACCGTTGCACAATTGGCCCAGGCCCTGGGCGCACCCCGCGAAGCGGTGCGTACGGCCGTGGAGGCCCTGGAACAGGCGGGCGAGATCGTTGCCCGCGCCGACCGGGGCGAACTCTGCTACCACGGCTCGGGGCACGTCCTTGAAGACGCCAAAAAGGACTCGCCAAAGCCTTGA
- a CDS encoding Rne/Rng family ribonuclease, whose amino-acid sequence MTDKKKRQKMFISVLPGEQVEVVIAEEGKVNEYYVEMVHQAKTKGDIYKGYIHNIDNGLQAAFINYGAERNGFLQIDEVHPEYYMGSYPMKKGARYPLMQKVLKPGQEVLVQVVKEPTGKKGAFLTTYLSLPGRSFVYTVGRSQMGVSRKIENEKERERLKNVIETFPTTEGVGLIARTAAVGQAKAALERDFKYLNRLWEDIRANAQKVKAPAMVYQELGLAARAVRDYLTLDVTEVWVDDKDTYEQVNQFVKLAFPRKNNLVKLHEDADLSLLERFNLVKQVQEIYSREASMPSGGRLVFDATEALTAIDINSGKIGGEKNFQKMALKTNMEAACEIARQLRLRDIGGQVVIDFIEMKNPKDCREVEKVMKAEMKNDRARTDVSRISPFGLMELVRQRLGSSAIAISTEPCPCCKGTGIRRNMEWQAMQALKDIHREARKPGNEMVDFTCEEELAIYLLNNKRGVLADLESRYGKRIHVDIEYEYDE is encoded by the coding sequence ATGACCGACAAGAAGAAACGGCAAAAGATGTTCATCTCCGTACTGCCGGGAGAACAGGTGGAGGTGGTCATCGCCGAAGAGGGCAAGGTCAACGAGTATTACGTTGAGATGGTCCATCAGGCCAAGACCAAGGGCGACATTTACAAGGGCTACATCCACAACATCGACAACGGATTGCAGGCCGCCTTCATCAACTACGGGGCCGAACGCAACGGTTTTCTCCAGATAGACGAGGTCCACCCCGAATACTACATGGGCAGCTATCCCATGAAAAAGGGGGCTCGCTACCCGCTGATGCAGAAGGTGCTCAAGCCGGGCCAGGAGGTTCTGGTCCAGGTGGTCAAGGAGCCCACGGGCAAGAAGGGCGCGTTTTTGACCACCTACCTCTCGCTGCCCGGCCGCAGCTTTGTCTATACCGTGGGCCGCAGCCAGATGGGCGTGTCGCGCAAGATCGAGAACGAAAAAGAACGCGAGCGGCTCAAGAACGTCATCGAGACCTTCCCCACCACCGAAGGCGTGGGGCTCATCGCCCGAACGGCCGCCGTGGGCCAGGCCAAGGCCGCCCTCGAACGCGACTTCAAGTACCTTAACCGGCTCTGGGAGGACATCCGGGCCAACGCCCAGAAGGTCAAGGCCCCGGCAATGGTCTACCAGGAGCTGGGGTTGGCCGCCCGCGCAGTGCGCGACTACCTGACCCTGGACGTGACCGAGGTCTGGGTGGACGACAAGGACACCTACGAGCAGGTCAACCAGTTCGTCAAACTCGCCTTCCCCCGCAAGAACAACCTGGTCAAGCTGCATGAGGACGCGGATTTGAGCCTGCTTGAGCGCTTCAACCTCGTCAAGCAGGTGCAGGAGATATACTCCCGCGAAGCATCCATGCCCTCGGGCGGGCGGCTCGTTTTCGACGCCACCGAGGCCCTGACCGCCATCGACATCAACTCCGGCAAGATCGGCGGCGAAAAGAATTTCCAGAAAATGGCGCTCAAGACCAACATGGAGGCTGCCTGCGAGATTGCCCGCCAACTGCGTCTGCGCGACATCGGCGGCCAGGTGGTCATCGACTTCATCGAGATGAAGAACCCCAAGGACTGCCGCGAGGTGGAGAAGGTCATGAAGGCCGAGATGAAGAACGACAGGGCCCGCACAGATGTCAGCCGCATCTCGCCCTTTGGCCTCATGGAGCTGGTGCGCCAGCGCCTCGGCTCCTCGGCCATCGCCATCTCCACCGAGCCCTGCCCCTGCTGCAAGGGCACCGGCATCCGGCGCAACATGGAGTGGCAGGCCATGCAGGCACTGAAAGACATCCACCGCGAAGCCCGCAAACCCGGCAACGAGATGGTGGACTTCACCTGCGAGGAGGAACTGGCCATCTATCTGCTCAACAACAAGCGTGGCGTTCTGGCCGACCTGGAGAGCCGCTACGGCAAGCGCATCCATGTGGATATCGAGTACGAATACGACGAATAG
- a CDS encoding epoxyqueuosine reductase QueH, which translates to MKRLLLHICCGPCAITTLGTLRHQGFEVTGLFYNPNIHPLTEYVKRRDGCLEVAGRLGVKVIVKDDEYDPKAWFRDMAHREANRCFLCYARRLERTAAIAEKGGFDGFSTTLLYSKHQNHETIADLGRDMARKSAPFVYHDFRQGWSEGIETSREWGIYRQQYCGCLYSENERHARLLQGPKRQPGGKGPKQRGEQ; encoded by the coding sequence ATGAAACGCCTTCTCCTGCATATCTGCTGCGGGCCGTGCGCCATCACCACGCTGGGCACCCTGCGCCATCAGGGTTTCGAGGTCACGGGGCTGTTTTACAACCCCAACATCCATCCCCTGACCGAGTATGTCAAACGGCGCGACGGATGCCTTGAGGTGGCCGGACGGCTGGGCGTCAAGGTCATCGTCAAGGACGACGAGTACGACCCCAAGGCGTGGTTTCGCGACATGGCCCACCGCGAGGCCAACCGCTGCTTTCTCTGCTATGCCCGCCGCCTGGAGCGCACCGCGGCCATAGCCGAAAAGGGCGGGTTCGACGGCTTTTCCACCACCCTGCTCTATTCCAAACACCAAAACCACGAGACCATCGCCGACCTGGGCCGGGACATGGCGCGCAAGTCCGCCCCCTTTGTCTACCACGACTTCCGCCAGGGCTGGAGCGAGGGCATCGAGACATCCAGGGAGTGGGGCATCTACCGCCAGCAATACTGCGGCTGCCTCTACAGCGAAAACGAACGCCACGCCCGGCTGCTCCAGGGGCCGAAGAGGCAACCCGGCGGCAAGGGGCCGAAGCAGCGAGGAGAGCAATGA